In Zingiber officinale cultivar Zhangliang chromosome 9B, Zo_v1.1, whole genome shotgun sequence, the genomic window CCTCGTCACAGACATCTATGAGTGGGGATGGGGGTAGTCCTTCCACTTCTCGCCCTCACTTCCTGGCCGCTCCCACCGGGAAGCCACACGCATCCACGAGGAGCCCGCCGTTGATCTGAGAGATGGGGATCTCATCTTTCAGATCGTCCAGAGTCAGCAATGGCAGCACCTCATCATCCACTTCATGTATCTCAAAAACAGGGGCATACCTACTCAGTCCCAGTTCCTTGAGCCATGACCACACTCCGCCATCCTCTTCAGAACGGCAAAACCCGTTCGGGTCAATCCATTCTACCCCATCCATATCTGAAGGGGCTTCCCCTTCCGCAACAGGACCAGTGCCCCTACTATCTGAAACCCTAACCCTTCCCCTAGTCCTCCTGCGAGACGGGCTATCAGACCCTTCCGTAAACCCATCATTTGCAGCATCTTCTCCGCCACCAGTTTTGAAATCTGCGTCTTCCATGCCTTCATCCACCTTCAAGACCCAGTTTGATCGAACCCGCCTTGCACCCCGCCACGGCTTCGGATCACGCCGAACATTAATTACTCCCGGCACGAGCGAGTCGAGGCTATAATCGACAGAGAGGAGAACTTCATCGTCGGGCAGAATCGGAAGCAGAGGAGGGAGGGTGCTCAGCCCGTCGTCACCGCGAGAGTCAAGTTTGGCAGCAATCTGACGGGTCTTGGAAGGTAGTCTATGGTGGAAAACACGGGGCTTGGCGTGATATCCGGGAGCTGAAAGGTTCCACTGTTTAGGCCACTGCATTAGGGGATCCGAGGGAATGGCAGCGGGTTGGTCGCCAATCTCCCCAAGGCGCACGCTAGGGCGACGCTGTCGCTTGGTACCGGGTAAAGGCACGGCCAGTACATCAATCAGCTCGGCCGCACCGCTATTGGACGGTGGCTCCGGTAGTTGGAGATCCTCCATCGAATCGAACACTGGGCACTCCGCCGCTGTCCATTCGTCCTTCTCCATCCCAAGCTCTTCGCTCAAGTTCTGACCTTTTTCCTTAGCACTCCCATCATCCTTGATTCGCTTCGCACCGTTCTTTGCCGCAGATCGTAGATGCCCATCCGGAGTTGGAGTTGTTCGTGGGAATGGATATGGATGCTTCAATCCATGACCAGGCCCGGGCTCAGATAGAGAAGCTCTTGGCCGTGGATTAGCGCGGGAGCAAGTTGAAAGCTTACACTCATGTCAGAAACTTCAAGTACATCAAGTCGGTGCTTGGCAGCGTCGATGAGAACCTGCTTGACGTTGGGGTGAACGACATCTTGATGGACCTTGGAATCTCATCCATGCAGGTTATTGTTCAGTTGCACTTCTCATGTTTGATGAATTTCCGAAAAGAACTTACTTTGAATCTAATAAGTTGGTAAGCTATTTAACTGGTGGATGACTCTACAAGGGGATTTAGTGTGCAAGGTGATGGACCTTTGGATATGTGCATGAATCCTCAGGTTAGAGttcttagatgaactattttactTTGATTATTGAATTAGGATATAAGGCAGTGTGAGTTTTTCACCCCTGCAGTAAAGTAGAATGAATGTGATTTATTCAGTAGGTTGCTTGCCTAATTACTACTTGCCTGTAGGAAAACTAAATCAGCGATTAAAGGTGATTAATCATCTCTAGTTTAAGCCATTTTGTTCTCCAAAGAAAGTATCTTTCTTCTAGTGCTCTGTCAAGCAAATGAAACATTTAATAAGAGTATTGATGCAGGCAAGTTTGACAGCTGAAGAGATATTGAATTCTTGGCCTGCTGCGGAAGTGGGAAAGGTACTACATGAATATGGAGAAGAAAGCAATTGGCAATTTATTCAGAATCAAATTGTTGAAGCTCGTGCACAAGGGGGATTGCATACTACAGATGAACTTGTGCATCTTGTGAGAAGAGCATCATCCAAGTCAGGAGGTATGGTTTTCCACTGACCGAACACACTTGTTTTCTCGCTCACTCAGCACTGCAACCTCTTTGGTATCAACTAATGAGAAGAACCATCTTTATTAAAGATAGCAGAGTGTTGTTTCTTGGAAAGATTTGTTTAGCATGTTTGTTTAGAGTTTGGCTAGGCCATGACTCAATACTAATCTTaatttgattgtttaaatgttgggctcctgtttcatagaaaaaggttcattttgtgacttgaaactaagtttttttttattgtttaagtgtattttctgaattttgagaaccattttttttttgtacatctacCATCAAGTATGACCCAACTTTATTAGATGCTATCATGTTTTCATTAACATTATATCTGTAAAGGTAAAGATGATAGTTTGGGGAAAAATGTTTTGGAGGTGCTTAAGGAAATGATTCCAAGCAGAGATAAAGAGATCAAATTGAAACAATATAAAGAGAAACGACCTCTGAAGCTTGGTCCAGCTGAAAGCTTCTTGAAGTCAGTGATTAGTATCCCGTATGCATTTAAGAGAGTTGTTGCCCAACTTTACATTtcttgtaacacccgaaaattctcaaaattattttagaaatattctatgatttttttggaattttaggatatttttatggaatttttagagtagcagaagtagcaaaaagaaatagaaacgtaaaatagcttaagctggaatcgaacccgggacctatcgggtccgataacctttagatagctttagtaaccaagtgaacccagcagggccatgctgaaaggaaaggaaatcaattatatttatgttagagttgggccg contains:
- the LOC122022865 gene encoding uncharacterized protein LOC122022865 — translated: MEKDEWTAAECPVFDSMEDLQLPEPPSNSGAAELIDVLAVPLPGTKRQRRPSVRLGEIGDQPAAIPSDPLMQWPKQWNLSAPGYHAKPRVFHHRLPSKTRQIAAKLDSRGDDGLSTLPPLLPILPDDEVLLSVDYSLDSLVPGVINVRRDPKPWRGARRVRSNWVLKVDEGMEDADFKTGGGEDAANDGFTEGSDSPSRRRTRGRVRVSDSRGTGPVAEGEAPSDMDGVEWIDPNGFCRSEEDGGVWSWLKELGLSRYAPVFEIHEVDDEVLPLLTLDDLKDEIPISQINGGLLVDACGFPVGAARK